One Ethanoligenens harbinense YUAN-3 genomic window carries:
- a CDS encoding glucose-1-phosphate adenylyltransferase, whose protein sequence is MAGNTKCIAMLLAGGQGSRLGVLTKSRAKPAVPFGGKYRIIDFTLSNCVNSGVSTVGVLTQYQPLELNDYIGNGQPWDLDRMDGGVHVLPPYQHRKGADWYSGTVNAIYQNIPFIDRYNPDYLLVLGGDHIYKMDYAKMLAFHREKQADCTIAGLVVPKDQASRFGIMNTNGDNSIYEFEEKPARPKSNFASMGIYIFSWKKLRAYMTSEEGRKLDDFGKHLIPAMLEAGERIFAYPFEGYWKDVGTVESYWQSNMDMLNPTSGLNMHDPNWRIYARSAAEPPHYTGCNAVIRNSIVAEGCSVDGTIYNSVLFCGAKIEAGAVVRDSIVLPGAIIRAGAKVQKAVIGETAIIGENTIVGFRSDEIGKPVAGITVVGDGVHVGRSAIVMEETMLDADIPEVKAV, encoded by the coding sequence ATGGCTGGGAATACAAAATGCATCGCAATGCTGTTGGCCGGCGGACAGGGAAGCCGGCTCGGCGTTCTGACGAAGAGCAGGGCTAAGCCTGCTGTTCCGTTTGGCGGCAAATATCGCATCATCGACTTTACGCTGTCCAACTGCGTCAACTCCGGCGTGAGCACCGTGGGCGTGCTGACGCAATACCAACCCCTGGAGCTCAACGACTACATCGGCAACGGCCAGCCTTGGGATCTCGACCGCATGGACGGCGGGGTCCATGTCCTGCCGCCTTACCAGCACCGCAAGGGAGCCGACTGGTATTCCGGAACCGTCAACGCAATCTACCAAAACATTCCCTTCATCGACCGCTACAATCCCGACTACCTGCTGGTGCTCGGCGGCGACCACATCTACAAAATGGATTACGCGAAAATGCTCGCGTTCCATCGTGAAAAGCAGGCGGACTGCACCATTGCCGGCTTGGTGGTGCCCAAAGATCAGGCTTCGCGTTTCGGCATCATGAACACCAACGGCGACAACAGTATTTACGAATTCGAAGAAAAGCCCGCGAGGCCGAAAAGCAACTTCGCTTCCATGGGCATCTATATCTTCTCCTGGAAAAAACTGCGGGCCTACATGACCTCTGAAGAAGGCCGCAAGCTGGACGACTTCGGCAAGCACCTCATTCCCGCCATGCTTGAAGCGGGCGAACGCATTTTTGCTTACCCGTTCGAAGGCTATTGGAAAGACGTGGGCACGGTGGAAAGCTACTGGCAGTCCAACATGGATATGCTCAACCCGACTTCCGGCCTGAACATGCACGACCCCAACTGGCGCATCTACGCCCGCAGCGCCGCCGAACCGCCGCATTACACCGGGTGCAATGCCGTCATACGCAACTCGATTGTGGCGGAAGGCTGCTCGGTGGACGGCACCATCTATAATTCCGTGCTGTTCTGCGGCGCAAAGATCGAAGCCGGCGCCGTGGTGCGTGATTCGATCGTGCTGCCGGGTGCCATCATCCGTGCCGGCGCAAAGGTTCAGAAAGCCGTCATCGGAGAGACGGCGATCATCGGAGAAAACACCATCGTCGGTTTCCGCTCCGACGAGATTGGCAAACCGGTCGCCGGAATCACCGTCGTGGGCGACGGTGTGCACGTGGGCCGCAGCGCCATCGTGATGGAAGAAACCATGCTGGATGCTGATATTCCAGAGGTGAAAGCTGTATGA
- a CDS encoding glycogen/starch/alpha-glucan phosphorylase produces the protein MKMYFTDNQSPDTGRRSSVISTLLKIRHDKKKEADIPMRAAYNKVQAKTNVQTKLECHFGVTPSRATPEQMYNAVAMAVQDILSVQRREWTEKQNRSKGKTAYYLCMEFLMGRSLKNHLFNLGVTEVFADCVKDFGFDLDDLFELEPDAGLGNGGLGRLAACFLDAAAGLRYPLYGYSIRYDYGIFRQKVVDGWQTELPDFWLPGGEVWLTPRPDEAVTVGFDGEIKDEWNGNRHSVSYSGQHVVTALPYDMMISGYKSGAVGVLRLWSARSPSFDIGLFNQGDYMHAIEESAMAEVISKVLYPSDNHIEGKSLRLRQQYFLVSASMQDIIRKHMERYGTLNNLTDKVAIHINETHPALCIPELMRILLDEHGYEWDAAWSIVTKTTAYTNHTVMHEALEVWPEDLFQRMLPRIYQIAHEINERLCKHLWIYYPGDWAKIASMAIISYGQIHMANLCIACCHTVNGVSTIHSNIIKTSLFADYARTFPEKFTNVTNGIAHRRWLAESNPQLAGLIRELIGNAYLTDAGQLSKLRAYADDPAVLERLAKIKRANKARMADYIKKAEGITVDPDSIFDVQVKRLHEYKRQLLNALHILHLYNRLKSDPQLDIPPQTFLFGAKAAPGYLMAKYIIRLICSIAKEVDSDPVISQKLKIVFLEDYRVTMAEALMPAAEISEQISLAGTEASGTGNMKLMINGAITIGTLDGANVEMHEAVGDENILIFGLHADEVDQLHARGYSPTAYYHNNADLRAALDRLNGGIGGIRHTEISNSLIGRGSGQADPYMVLADFASYCGIHEEALKRYADPAQWNRMSLLNIASAGIFSADRALTEYAQRIWNLEAMD, from the coding sequence ATGAAAATGTACTTCACTGATAATCAGAGCCCGGACACGGGCAGACGCAGCAGCGTGATCTCCACCCTGCTGAAAATAAGACACGATAAAAAGAAGGAGGCGGACATTCCGATGCGCGCAGCCTATAATAAGGTTCAGGCAAAAACAAATGTCCAGACCAAACTGGAGTGCCATTTCGGCGTGACTCCATCTCGCGCAACACCTGAACAAATGTATAACGCCGTCGCCATGGCGGTGCAGGATATCCTTTCCGTACAGCGCAGAGAATGGACAGAAAAGCAAAACCGCAGCAAAGGCAAGACCGCCTACTACCTCTGCATGGAGTTTCTGATGGGCCGCTCCCTCAAAAACCATCTGTTCAATCTGGGTGTGACCGAAGTGTTTGCAGACTGTGTGAAAGATTTCGGGTTCGATCTGGATGACCTGTTTGAACTGGAACCGGACGCCGGGCTCGGCAACGGCGGTCTGGGCAGGCTGGCGGCCTGCTTTCTGGATGCGGCGGCCGGCCTTCGCTATCCGCTTTACGGTTATTCCATCCGGTATGATTATGGCATTTTCCGCCAGAAGGTCGTGGACGGCTGGCAGACCGAACTGCCCGATTTCTGGCTGCCGGGCGGCGAAGTGTGGCTGACCCCGCGGCCCGACGAAGCGGTTACAGTGGGGTTCGACGGCGAGATCAAAGATGAATGGAACGGGAACCGGCACTCGGTCTCCTATTCCGGGCAGCATGTGGTCACGGCGCTGCCGTATGATATGATGATTTCGGGCTATAAAAGCGGCGCCGTGGGCGTGTTGCGCCTATGGAGCGCGCGCAGCCCGTCGTTCGACATCGGCCTGTTCAACCAGGGCGATTATATGCACGCCATTGAAGAAAGCGCGATGGCCGAGGTCATCAGCAAGGTGCTCTACCCCTCCGACAACCACATCGAGGGCAAGAGCCTGCGCCTGCGCCAGCAGTATTTCCTCGTTTCCGCATCGATGCAGGACATCATCCGCAAGCACATGGAACGGTATGGCACACTGAACAACCTGACGGACAAGGTCGCCATCCACATCAATGAAACGCATCCGGCACTTTGCATCCCGGAACTGATGCGCATCCTGTTGGATGAACACGGATACGAATGGGACGCTGCGTGGTCGATCGTTACCAAAACCACCGCCTACACCAACCACACCGTCATGCACGAAGCGCTGGAGGTCTGGCCGGAAGATCTGTTTCAACGGATGCTGCCACGCATCTACCAGATCGCGCACGAGATCAACGAGCGGCTTTGCAAGCATCTCTGGATCTATTATCCCGGAGACTGGGCCAAAATCGCCAGCATGGCCATCATCTCCTATGGGCAGATCCACATGGCCAATCTGTGCATCGCCTGCTGCCACACGGTCAACGGCGTTTCCACCATTCACTCCAACATCATCAAGACCTCGCTGTTCGCCGACTATGCGCGTACGTTTCCGGAAAAATTCACCAACGTCACCAACGGCATCGCGCACAGACGGTGGCTGGCAGAATCCAACCCGCAGCTTGCCGGCCTTATCCGCGAACTGATCGGCAACGCCTATCTCACCGACGCAGGCCAGCTGAGCAAGCTCCGCGCCTATGCGGACGACCCGGCGGTGCTGGAACGGCTGGCAAAGATCAAACGCGCCAACAAAGCGCGGATGGCAGATTATATCAAAAAGGCCGAGGGCATCACGGTTGATCCCGACTCCATTTTCGATGTGCAGGTCAAGCGGCTGCATGAATACAAGCGCCAACTGCTCAACGCGCTGCACATCCTGCACCTTTACAACCGGCTGAAGTCCGACCCACAGTTGGACATCCCGCCGCAGACATTCCTGTTCGGGGCCAAAGCCGCTCCCGGCTACCTCATGGCCAAATATATCATCCGCCTGATCTGCTCCATCGCCAAAGAAGTGGACAGCGATCCGGTCATTTCCCAGAAACTGAAAATTGTATTTCTGGAAGATTACCGCGTTACCATGGCGGAAGCGCTGATGCCCGCCGCGGAGATCAGTGAACAGATCTCGCTCGCGGGCACGGAAGCCAGCGGCACCGGCAACATGAAACTGATGATCAACGGCGCCATCACGATCGGCACGCTCGACGGCGCGAACGTGGAAATGCACGAAGCCGTTGGGGATGAGAACATTCTGATCTTCGGACTGCACGCCGACGAGGTCGATCAGCTGCACGCCAGGGGCTACAGCCCCACGGCCTATTATCACAACAACGCCGACCTGCGCGCTGCGCTGGACCGGCTGAACGGCGGCATCGGCGGGATCCGGCACACCGAGATCAGCAATTCGCTGATCGGCCGGGGCAGCGGGCAGGCCGACCCCTACATGGTGCTGGCCGATTTCGCCTCCTACTGCGGCATCCATGAAGAGGCACTCAAGCGCTATGCCGACCCTGCGCAATGGAACCGCATGTCCCTGCTGAACATTGCATCGGCGGGCATCTTCTCTGCCGACCGCGCGCTCACAGAATACGCACAGCGCATCTGGAATCTGGAAGCAATGGACTGA
- a CDS encoding HAD family hydrolase, producing MKFGLRARFVSCPAGPFGVLDMLDMVRRGIVLKLVASDMDGTLLNSQKELPAHLFPVLRQLFDRGVRFAVASGRQYYNLRQLFEPVQEQVSFISENGAMVIDRGRSLWVSEIPEALVTAVVEAIRGAGGLMPVLSGEKSAYVDSDVPFFMENVALYYTRCQRVGDVLEAARRDRICKIAVFDMENAETHAYPLLQPFDNALGVVLSGTHWVDLMNPGVNKGEAIRVFQKEYGIAPDECMAFGDYLNDYEMLQVCGENYAMANAHPKLKAVSRHVAKSNDENGVVDAICSVFGIQI from the coding sequence ATGAAGTTCGGTCTGCGCGCCCGTTTTGTGAGCTGCCCGGCAGGCCCGTTTGGGGTGCTCGATATGCTGGACATGGTCAGGAGGGGTATCGTGCTGAAACTGGTGGCTTCGGATATGGACGGGACGCTGCTCAACAGCCAAAAGGAATTGCCCGCGCATCTGTTCCCCGTGCTGCGGCAGTTGTTCGACCGGGGGGTGCGGTTCGCCGTTGCGAGCGGGCGGCAGTATTATAATCTGCGGCAACTGTTTGAACCTGTCCAGGAACAGGTTTCGTTTATTTCGGAAAACGGTGCGATGGTCATCGACCGTGGGCGCAGCCTGTGGGTGAGCGAGATCCCCGAAGCGCTCGTCACGGCGGTGGTGGAGGCCATTCGCGGCGCCGGCGGCCTGATGCCGGTTCTCAGCGGCGAAAAAAGCGCCTATGTGGACTCCGACGTGCCGTTTTTTATGGAAAATGTGGCGTTGTATTACACGCGCTGCCAACGGGTGGGCGATGTGCTGGAGGCGGCGCGGCGCGACCGCATCTGCAAGATTGCCGTGTTCGACATGGAAAACGCCGAAACACATGCATACCCGTTGCTGCAGCCGTTTGACAACGCGCTGGGTGTCGTCCTTTCGGGCACCCACTGGGTGGATTTGATGAACCCCGGCGTCAACAAGGGAGAAGCCATTCGCGTGTTCCAGAAAGAATATGGAATCGCGCCGGATGAGTGCATGGCCTTCGGCGATTATCTCAACGATTACGAGATGCTCCAGGTCTGCGGCGAAAATTATGCGATGGCCAACGCGCACCCGAAACTCAAAGCGGTCAGCCGCCACGTGGCAAAGTCGAACGATGAAAACGGCGTGGTGGATGCGATCTGCTCGGTTTTCGGCATACAGATTTAG
- a CDS encoding response regulator transcription factor, whose product MTKTILVVEDEQAIREFVIINLKRAGYEVLEAGTGEAALKLYESHGNEIRIALLDIMLPGIDGFAVCRELRQKSKTLGIIMLTARTQEMDKVGGLMIGADDYVTKPFSPSELVARVDALYRRLNLEAGEKEDENGIVSGDFVLNTKSRTFYRRGQPIELTQMEYQIMKYFLENPDTALSRGDILNHVWGEDYFGELKIVDVNIRRLRMKVEEDPSAPRHILTVWGFGYKWSKGEPA is encoded by the coding sequence ATGACCAAGACCATCCTGGTGGTGGAAGACGAGCAGGCCATCCGTGAGTTTGTCATCATCAATCTCAAACGGGCCGGCTATGAAGTGCTGGAAGCAGGCACGGGCGAGGCGGCGCTCAAGCTGTATGAGTCACACGGGAACGAGATCCGCATCGCGCTGCTGGATATCATGCTGCCGGGGATAGACGGCTTTGCCGTCTGCCGGGAACTGCGCCAGAAAAGCAAGACGCTCGGCATCATCATGCTCACGGCGCGCACGCAGGAGATGGACAAAGTGGGCGGGCTGATGATTGGTGCGGACGACTATGTGACCAAGCCGTTCAGCCCGTCCGAACTGGTGGCGCGGGTGGATGCGCTCTATCGCCGGCTGAACCTCGAAGCCGGTGAAAAAGAGGACGAAAACGGCATCGTGTCGGGGGATTTTGTGCTGAATACGAAAAGCCGCACGTTTTACCGGCGCGGCCAGCCCATTGAACTGACACAGATGGAATACCAGATCATGAAATATTTTCTGGAGAACCCGGACACGGCGCTTTCCCGCGGGGATATTCTCAACCATGTGTGGGGCGAGGATTATTTCGGCGAACTGAAGATTGTGGACGTCAATATCCGCCGGCTGCGGATGAAAGTGGAGGAAGATCCGTCGGCCCCCCGCCATATTCTCACGGTATGGGGGTTCGGATACAAGTGGAGCAAAGGAGAACCCGCGTAA
- the glgA gene encoding glycogen synthase GlgA, protein MKILYAASEAVPFAKTGGLADVAGSLPKALVEEGVDCRVVLPLYDSIQGLLRQNLHFLCHFQVSVSWRSKYCGVFESKIGNVTYYLIDNEYYFKRQNYYGHYDDAERFAFFARAVLEMLPHIGFQPDIIHANDWQTALTPVYLAAYYRSNPFFAGIRSVFTVHNVEYQGKYGYEIYNDVIGLPHYFFHVMDYDDCVNFMKGAVVCSDEVTTVSPSYSYELRYPYFSFGLDRIFNMYGYKMRGILNGISNEDYNPSTDKCLFANYTPEAPGKKAVNKQGLQKMLNLPEDPSAMIVGYIGRLVQAKGIELLRYVLEELLQHHVQLVVLGTGDWKYENFFSEMQWQYPGKLCARITFSNDLARKIYAGADTLLMPSRSEPCGLSQLIALRYGTIPIVHQIGGLGDSISDCGDGKGNGFTFKQFNAHDMIGAISRAEGCFTHKDDWDVLIQRAMTCDFSWHHSVQSYKALYENVLH, encoded by the coding sequence ATGAAGATTTTATATGCCGCGAGCGAAGCGGTTCCTTTCGCCAAAACCGGCGGCCTTGCGGATGTAGCGGGCTCCCTGCCGAAGGCGCTTGTGGAAGAAGGCGTGGACTGCCGGGTCGTACTTCCGCTGTACGACAGCATTCAGGGCCTGCTGAGACAAAATCTGCATTTTCTCTGCCATTTTCAGGTGTCGGTATCCTGGCGCAGCAAATATTGCGGGGTTTTTGAGTCCAAGATCGGTAATGTGACCTATTATCTGATAGACAACGAATACTATTTCAAACGCCAGAACTACTATGGGCATTACGACGACGCGGAACGCTTTGCCTTTTTTGCCCGCGCGGTGCTTGAAATGCTGCCACACATCGGCTTCCAGCCGGATATCATCCATGCCAACGACTGGCAGACCGCGCTTACCCCGGTTTACCTGGCGGCCTACTACCGCAGCAACCCGTTTTTTGCCGGAATCAGATCGGTTTTCACCGTGCACAACGTGGAATATCAGGGCAAATACGGCTACGAGATTTACAACGACGTGATCGGCCTGCCGCATTATTTCTTCCATGTGATGGATTACGACGACTGTGTAAACTTCATGAAAGGCGCGGTCGTCTGTTCAGACGAGGTAACCACCGTCAGCCCGTCTTACAGCTATGAGCTGCGTTACCCGTATTTTTCGTTCGGGCTCGACCGTATCTTCAATATGTACGGCTACAAGATGCGCGGCATCCTCAACGGCATCAGCAACGAGGACTACAACCCGTCCACCGATAAATGTCTCTTTGCCAACTACACTCCGGAAGCCCCCGGCAAGAAAGCCGTCAACAAGCAGGGACTTCAGAAAATGCTGAACCTGCCGGAAGACCCGAGCGCCATGATCGTCGGCTATATCGGGCGGCTGGTGCAGGCCAAGGGCATCGAGCTCCTCCGCTACGTGCTGGAGGAACTGCTCCAGCACCATGTCCAGTTGGTCGTGCTCGGCACGGGCGACTGGAAATATGAAAACTTTTTCAGCGAAATGCAATGGCAATATCCGGGCAAGCTGTGCGCCCGCATCACGTTCTCCAACGACCTTGCCCGCAAGATTTACGCAGGGGCCGACACACTGCTGATGCCTTCGCGTTCCGAACCGTGCGGGCTCTCCCAGCTCATTGCGCTGCGCTACGGCACCATTCCCATCGTGCACCAGATCGGCGGGCTGGGCGACAGCATTTCCGACTGCGGCGACGGCAAAGGCAACGGCTTCACATTCAAGCAATTCAACGCGCACGATATGATCGGTGCCATCAGCCGGGCAGAAGGCTGCTTCACACACAAAGATGATTGGGATGTCTTGATACAGCGTGCCATGACGTGCGATTTCAGCTGGCACCATTCCGTGCAATCCTACAAGGCGCTTTATGAAAATGTACTTCACTGA
- the ytaF gene encoding sporulation membrane protein YtaF: MDLIAIFLFALSANLDNFTVAITYGMRRIRIGFAANLLIAGISGAGTWLFMSVGVLIGRFLPHPLATAAGSLILVGIGLWSIKSALRPKTARPPQETGVRLGDLLEQPEKADADASGRIDLKEAVILAFALTLNNAGLGLGASIAGVNILFTTLCTAVLSMALICAGCFVGKNWASRLFGRFAPLVAGIVIAALGIYELLPVF; this comes from the coding sequence ATGGATCTGATAGCGATTTTTCTGTTCGCGCTCTCGGCAAATCTGGACAATTTCACGGTGGCCATCACCTACGGGATGCGCCGCATCCGGATCGGCTTTGCCGCCAATCTTCTGATTGCGGGCATTTCCGGAGCCGGCACCTGGCTGTTCATGTCGGTGGGCGTCCTGATCGGACGCTTCCTGCCGCACCCGCTGGCCACCGCCGCCGGCAGCCTGATCCTGGTGGGCATCGGTCTGTGGAGCATCAAAAGCGCACTCCGTCCCAAAACCGCCCGTCCCCCGCAGGAAACCGGCGTCCGCCTGGGCGATCTGCTGGAGCAGCCGGAAAAAGCAGACGCCGACGCGTCCGGACGCATCGACCTCAAAGAAGCGGTCATCCTCGCTTTTGCGCTGACGCTCAACAACGCCGGGCTGGGGCTCGGGGCCAGCATTGCGGGCGTCAACATCCTGTTCACCACGCTCTGCACCGCCGTTTTGAGTATGGCGCTGATCTGCGCAGGCTGTTTCGTGGGGAAAAACTGGGCTTCGCGCCTGTTTGGGCGCTTTGCCCCGCTGGTGGCCGGGATCGTCATTGCCGCGCTGGGCATTTATGAACTGCTCCCGGTTTTTTAG
- the glgB gene encoding 1,4-alpha-glucan branching protein GlgB, with protein sequence MYTNAPKKTGREQELQCFHESVYPLSFEYFGGHSSHRSKKSGVVFRVWAPKAVSVSIVGDFNNWDASKNPMISVDDQGVWEGFVPGIKSFDIYKYQIETADGKTLLKSDPYATHMETRPDTASRYYNLSGYHWKDQEWQKKKEKKSAYDVPMNIYELHAGSWKKYPDGNPFEYRKLAEELIPYLQKMGYTHVELMPIMEYPLDNSWGYQVTGYFAPTSRYGSPRDFMAFVDYCHQADIGVIMDWVPAHFPKDAHGLYRFDGDCCYEYTDPLKQEHKSWGTCVFDYSKSEVRSFLVSNAIFWLQKYHIDGLRVDAVASMLYLDYDRKNGEWRPNQYGGHENLEAVSFLQELNREVFSRFPNALMIAEESTAWPLVTKPVDVGGLGFNFKWNMGWMNDMLDYVSTDPYFRKDHHKDITFSFHYAFSENYILPISHDEVVHGKRSLLEKMPGDKAEQFAGVRVFLAYMIAHPGKKLLFMGSEFGQVHEWDCHDALQWQLLGEKGHQNLQDFTAALNHFYLDQSPLWQNDFSWEGFQWISYDDNLQNIIAFRRIDRKGEELVCLFNFAPVKRDDYRIGIPAAGYYQEAFNTDAEQFGGTGESNKEPVPTEKIPLHGYQQSIALTVPPMAALFLKHQPK encoded by the coding sequence ATGTACACAAATGCACCAAAAAAAACAGGACGTGAACAAGAATTACAGTGTTTCCACGAGAGCGTATACCCGCTGTCCTTTGAATATTTCGGCGGGCACTCCTCTCATCGCAGCAAAAAATCCGGCGTTGTGTTCCGTGTGTGGGCACCCAAAGCAGTTTCCGTTTCCATTGTGGGAGATTTCAACAACTGGGACGCATCCAAAAACCCGATGATCTCCGTGGACGACCAGGGGGTATGGGAAGGATTTGTGCCCGGCATCAAAAGCTTCGACATCTACAAATATCAGATTGAAACAGCGGATGGGAAAACTCTTCTCAAAAGCGACCCTTATGCCACGCACATGGAAACCCGGCCGGACACCGCTTCGCGTTACTACAATCTTTCGGGATATCACTGGAAAGATCAGGAGTGGCAGAAAAAGAAAGAAAAGAAATCCGCTTACGATGTTCCCATGAACATTTATGAGCTGCATGCCGGATCCTGGAAAAAATATCCTGACGGCAATCCGTTTGAATACCGCAAGCTGGCCGAAGAGCTCATTCCCTACCTCCAGAAAATGGGGTATACCCATGTGGAACTGATGCCCATCATGGAGTATCCGCTGGACAATTCCTGGGGCTACCAGGTCACCGGCTATTTCGCCCCCACCTCCCGTTATGGCTCGCCCAGGGACTTCATGGCTTTCGTGGATTACTGCCACCAGGCCGACATCGGCGTCATCATGGACTGGGTGCCCGCGCATTTTCCCAAAGACGCGCACGGGCTGTACCGCTTCGACGGGGACTGCTGCTATGAGTATACGGACCCGCTCAAGCAGGAACACAAATCCTGGGGCACCTGCGTGTTTGATTACAGCAAAAGCGAAGTGCGCAGCTTCCTCGTCTCGAACGCCATCTTCTGGCTCCAAAAATATCACATCGACGGCCTGCGCGTGGACGCGGTCGCTTCCATGCTCTATCTGGACTATGACCGAAAAAACGGCGAGTGGCGGCCCAACCAGTACGGCGGGCACGAAAACCTTGAAGCGGTTTCGTTCCTGCAGGAACTGAACAGGGAAGTATTTTCCCGCTTCCCCAACGCGCTGATGATCGCGGAGGAGTCCACCGCGTGGCCGCTGGTGACCAAACCGGTGGACGTCGGCGGGCTGGGCTTCAATTTCAAGTGGAATATGGGCTGGATGAACGACATGCTCGATTATGTCTCCACCGACCCCTATTTCCGTAAAGACCACCACAAAGACATCACGTTCTCGTTCCACTATGCCTTTTCCGAAAACTACATCCTCCCCATCTCTCACGACGAAGTGGTGCATGGCAAGCGCTCGCTGCTTGAGAAAATGCCGGGCGATAAGGCGGAGCAATTCGCCGGCGTGCGCGTCTTCCTGGCCTACATGATCGCCCACCCCGGCAAAAAGCTGCTGTTCATGGGCAGCGAGTTTGGCCAGGTGCACGAATGGGACTGCCATGACGCGCTGCAGTGGCAGCTGCTCGGTGAAAAAGGCCATCAGAACCTGCAGGATTTCACCGCGGCCCTCAACCACTTCTATCTCGACCAGTCGCCTTTGTGGCAGAATGATTTCTCATGGGAGGGATTCCAATGGATATCTTACGACGACAACCTGCAAAACATCATCGCGTTCCGGCGTATTGACCGGAAAGGTGAAGAGCTCGTCTGCCTGTTCAATTTCGCCCCGGTAAAACGTGACGATTACCGGATCGGCATTCCTGCCGCCGGCTATTATCAGGAAGCGTTCAACACGGATGCGGAACAGTTTGGAGGAACGGGGGAAAGCAATAAGGAGCCGGTGCCAACCGAAAAGATTCCTCTCCACGGGTACCAGCAATCCATTGCGCTCACCGTTCCGCCGATGGCGGCACTCTTCTTGAAGCATCAACCAAAATGA
- the glgD gene encoding glucose-1-phosphate adenylyltransferase subunit GlgD, translating into MNNKTTGIIFADISDGNLHELTAHRPTASVPFGGRYRLIDFVLSNFHRSDITDVGVIVQSNYRSLMDHLGSGKDWDLSRKHGGLSLLPPLAGQRMYHTRLEALCGIRNYLSANQSDYVILADSDVIYSMDLSTLLERHAETDADITAVYRMETLEGAPSFSIHAYETDQTGRITAIVANPKPGEQQIGMHLMVFNKPLLLEIINEAASYGLNDLHRDILQKRTDVYHIYGWEFGGYAARIDSLPHYLSTNIDLLDADVREDLFHRYGSVCTRVRDEVPAQYGENASVTNSFIADGCVIEGEVENSILFRGVTVGSGTKISNSIVLKNSHVGSNATLDYCIIDKEVQVRDDRSLMGYGTYPLFISSGSIV; encoded by the coding sequence ATGAACAACAAAACAACCGGCATCATTTTTGCAGACATTTCCGACGGAAATCTGCATGAACTGACTGCCCACCGCCCCACCGCATCGGTGCCGTTCGGAGGAAGATATCGTCTGATCGACTTTGTCCTCTCCAATTTCCACCGGTCGGACATCACCGATGTCGGCGTGATCGTCCAGAGCAATTACCGCTCCCTGATGGATCACCTGGGTTCGGGCAAAGACTGGGATCTTTCCCGGAAACACGGCGGGCTGTCCCTCCTGCCGCCGCTGGCCGGCCAGCGCATGTATCACACCCGGCTGGAAGCGCTCTGCGGCATCCGCAACTACCTCAGCGCCAACCAGAGCGACTATGTTATTCTGGCGGACAGCGACGTCATCTACAGCATGGACCTGAGCACGCTGCTGGAGCGGCACGCGGAAACCGACGCGGACATAACCGCCGTCTATCGCATGGAGACGCTGGAAGGCGCGCCGAGTTTTTCGATCCACGCCTATGAAACCGACCAAACCGGGCGCATCACCGCCATCGTCGCCAACCCCAAACCCGGTGAGCAGCAGATCGGCATGCACCTGATGGTCTTCAACAAACCGCTTTTGCTGGAGATTATCAACGAAGCCGCTTCGTACGGCTTGAACGACCTGCACCGCGACATCCTGCAAAAACGCACGGACGTCTACCACATATACGGCTGGGAGTTCGGCGGATATGCCGCGCGCATCGATTCGCTGCCGCACTATCTGAGCACCAACATCGACCTGCTGGATGCCGATGTGCGCGAGGATCTGTTCCACCGCTACGGTTCCGTCTGCACGCGTGTGCGAGACGAAGTGCCCGCGCAGTATGGTGAAAACGCATCGGTGACCAACTCGTTCATCGCCGACGGTTGCGTCATTGAAGGAGAAGTGGAAAACTCCATCCTGTTCCGCGGCGTCACGGTGGGCAGCGGCACCAAAATCTCCAACTCCATTGTTTTAAAAAACAGCCATGTGGGCAGCAATGCCACGCTGGATTACTGCATCATCGACAAGGAAGTGCAGGTCCGCGACGACCGGTCGCTGATGGGATACGGCACATACCCCCTGTTCATCAGTTCCGGCAGCATTGTTTGA